In Elaeis guineensis isolate ETL-2024a chromosome 1, EG11, whole genome shotgun sequence, a genomic segment contains:
- the LOC109504823 gene encoding uncharacterized protein: MSSAPLPVTLSQYGQSVTRPPPPPHSSYYSSPPSALPLMSHHQIAAATEMLDPLLRHYMTSLASSDPVVKVPVGKDEEERRAEGLRQKVWIKEMRGWLMILATLAASVTYTAGLNPPGGFWQDDSKPSPDSGSQAHTAGNPVLADKSPTRYTLFFVSNTMAFGWSIAIIVLLLNPSIFHAEQRLVWLQGLVLLDMLTLAVAFVVGSAPFSGGTALIVAAVFSPFLYLILMARAFPNKQLAGQTSSQERDVELRAMGQQTSPGR, encoded by the coding sequence ATGAGTTCAGCTCCTTTGCCCGTGACTCTTTCACAATATGGGCAGTCGGTAACTCGGCCGCCCCCACCGCCACATTCGTCTTATTATTCTTCTCCCCCATCGGCCCTTCCATTAATGTCACACCATCAGATTGCGGCAGCAACCGAAATGCTCGATCCACTGCTGCGACACTACATGACGTCATTGGCTAGTTCCGATCCGGTGGTCAAAGTACCGGTGGGGAAAGACGAGGAGGAAAGAAGGGCAGAGGGGCTCAGGcaaaaagtctggatcaaggagATGCGAGGCTGGCTCATGATCCTCGCCACCCTCGCCGCCTCCGTAACATACACCGCCGGGCTAAACCCTCCCGGTGGCTTTTGGCAGGACGACTCAAAGCCATCTCCGGATAGCGGCAGTCAGGCGCACACTGCTGGGAATCCGGTGTTGGCCGACAAAAGTCCGACTCGATACACGTTGTTCTTTGTGTCCAACACCATGGCTTTCGGGTGGTCGATAGCCATCATCGTGCTGCTCTTGAATCCGAGCATCTTCCATGCTGAGCAGAGGCTGGTTTGGCTCCAGGGTTTGGTGCTTCTAGACATGCTCACCTTAGCGGTGGCTTTTGTGGTAGGCAGCGCTCCGTTCTCAGGAGGCACCGCCTTAATCGTGGCTGCGGTTTTTTCGCCCTTCTTGTATCTTATTCTTATGGCCCGGGCATTCCCGAATAAACAGCTGGCGGGGCAAACGTCCAGCCAGGAAAGGGATGTTGAGTTACGAGCAATGGGGCAACAAACTTCCCCAGGTCGTTAG